In Caballeronia sp. TF1N1, the DNA window GGCGACTCACGTGTTGGCGGATGCACGGCAACAGGCTCGCTGCGAAGCCGCCATGCGCGCGTTCGGCGCACCTTATTCAATGCGCATGCTCGAACTCGATAGCGTCGGTTTATACGACAGCGCAGCCGAAGAGGCGGGCAAGGTGTTCGTCTCCACCGAACTCGGTGGCGGCGGTTCATCCACTGCTGCTAGCGTCGCCATCGCGGAACGCGGCGTGTATGGCTTCCTCGCCCATGCGGGCATCACCGACAAAGAAAGCGTGATTGGCGAAGCGCGCACGACCACGCTGCTCGATATGCCCGATGGCGCGTGCTATACGACGAGCGAACATGCGGGCTTGCTGGAAATGTGCCGCGATCTTGGCGACATGGTGGCCGAGGGCGACGTGCTCGCGCGTGTTCATGACATCACGCGCTCTGGCGCGACGCCGGTCGAATATCGCGCAAAGCGTACGGGACTGCTTGCGGCAAGGCACTTTCCTGGCCTCGTACAGACAGGTGACACGGTGGCTGTCGTGGCCGACATCGTCGAACGCAACATACCGGTGACGATCTGACTTGACCAAACTCGACCGATACGATCTGGCTATCTTGCGCATCCTCGCGGGCGACGGACGCATTACGAAGTCGCGTCTGGCGGAGAAGGTGAACCTGTCGATCTCACCTGCATGGGAGCGCGTGAAGCGGCTCGAAGAAAGCGGGATAGTCAAGGGATATCGGGCGAATATCGACTGGACGTCGGCGTTCAAGGGAAGCCGTATCGTCGTGGAGGTTACGCTCTCGCGGCATACCGCGTCAGACATGAGACGCTTCGAAGACCGCGTGCAACAAGCGTCCGAGATCGTGCAGTGCGTGGCGACAGGTGGTGGTGTCGATTACGTGCTGCATGTAGTCGCGCGGGACATAGACCACTACCAGCGCTTCATCGACTCGATGCTGGTCGAGGAACTCGGCATCGAAAAGTACTTCACGTATATCGTGACCAAGGTCATCAAGGACGATTGCGGTGGTCCGCCCGAGTGGGCGCAAGTTTGAGTCGCGAGCATGAAACAGAAAAAACATCAGGCGTGGCAAGCGATAACGAAAAATTCCGCGGCGGCATGAGCTTAAAGTGACTCCATCGAATCCGAGTCAAGAGCGAATCAACCGATAGGAGCGAACATCATGCTGTTAGGACATCCGGTTCTCTTCAAGTCGCTGTGCTATGTCGACGGCCGTTGGGTACATAGCAACAATGCCGCGTCGATCCCGGTGGTCAATCCCGCCGATCAGCAGGTCATCGGGCATGTGCCGATGCTCGAACGCGAACAGATCGTCAGCGCCGTCGGAGCCGCCGACCGCGCGTTTCAAGCTTGGCGCTGGACACCTCTGAAAAAGCGCAGCGCGTTTCTCATGCGCTGGCATGAACTGATCTTGCGTCATCAGTCCGACCTTGCAGGCATTTTGTCGCTGGAGCAAGGCAAGCCGCTCGCCGAAGCGAAGGGCGAGATCGCATATGCCGCGAGCTTTATCGAATGGTTTGCCGACGAAGCAAAACGCCTTACAGGACGCACCATTCCAACGCATATCGATGGCGCGCATCTCGGCACGGTCATGGAGCCAGTCGGCGTTGCGGCGCTCATCACGCCATGGAATTTTCCCGTGGCGATGATCACGCGCAAAGCCGCGGCCGCTATTGCGTCGGGCTGCACGGCTGTCATCAAGCCTGCGCACGAAACGCCTTTTTCAGCGATGGCGCTTGCACAACTCGCGGAAGAGGCGGGCTTTCCCGCAGGCGTATTTAACGTCGTGATCGGCGAGCCGCAGATGACCATGGAAGCGCTCGTGAGCGACACTCGCGTGCGTGCGGTGAGCTTCACCGGTTCGACGCGCGTTGGAGGTCTCGTGGCAAAGGCCGTGGCGCAGGCAGGCATCAAGAAGCTTGCGCTCGAGCTTGGCGGCAATGCGCCGTTCATTGTGACCGAGGACGCAGATCTCGAACATTCGGTGCGCGTTGCGATTGGGGCGAAGTTTCAGACATCGGGTCAGGATTGTTGCGCCGCGAATCGCATCTTCGTGGCGCGCCCCTTGTACGAAGCGTTCGTGCAACGTTATACCGAAGCGGTCAAGGCACTGAAGGTAGGCAGCGCGTTCGAAGCGAATGTCGATGTCGGTCCGCTCATGCATCAGGCCGCTTTCGATGCGACCGTTGCGCGTATCGAAGACGCAAAGGCGCAAGGCGCGCGCATCACTGTTGGCGGCAACGCGCATGAGCTCGGTGGATGGTTCTATGAGCCGACCGTTGTCGCGGATGCTAGAGCTGGCATGCGTATCTACGATGAAGAGAACTTCGCGCCCATCTCCGCGATCTCTCCGTTCGATACGCTCGACGAAGCCGTGACACGCGCCAACGATACGGAATACGGCCTTGCCGCCTATATCTGCGCCACGCGCATCGACACGATCTTTCAATTGGTGCGACGGCTCGACTTCGCAATGGTCTCGGTGAACGGCGTCAAGTTCACGGGCGCGCCCATTCCCTTTGGCGGCATGAAGGCATCGGGTCTCGGCCGCGAAGGTGGCGCGGAGGGCTTCGAACCCTTCGTCGAAACGAAATATTTTTGCTTAGGGAATCTGGGTCTGCCGCTTTCGAGCGCAGCCTGATTCAACCCACGTTAAGAACACGCATAGCGCTTCAAGGAGAAGCACATGAGCCAGGAACAGCATTCGCTTGAACACTTGTTCGCGGAAGATCGCGCGCACTTCATGCATCCGTCCACGCACGCGCACGATCATGCAAGCGGCGCGTTGCCGGGCAAGATCGTGACGGGCGCCAAGGGCATTCGTATCGAAGATCATCAGGGCAAGACTTATATCGATGCATTCGCAGGGCTGTATTGCGTGAACATCGGCTACGGTCGAACCGAAGTGGCCGAAGCCATCTATGAGCAGGCAAAGAAGCTCGCTTACTATCACACTTATGTCGGTCACTCGACCGATGCGATCATCGAGTTGTCGTCGCGCATCGTCGCGTGGTCACCGGAAGGCATGAAGAAGGTGTACTACGGCATGTCCGGGTCCGATGCCAACGAAACGCAGGTCAAGATCGTCTGGTACTACAACAACGTACTGGGTCGCCCGAACAAGAAGAAGATCATCTCGCGCGAACGGGGCTATCATGGCTCGGGCATCGTCACGGGCAGCCTCACTGGCTTGCCGAGCTTTCATCAGCACTTCGACTTGCCGATCGATCGTGTGAAGCATACGGTTTGTCCGCATTGGTATCGAAAGGCACCGGCTGGTATGAGTGAAGCGCAGTTCACCGCATACTGCGTGGAAGAACTCGAGAAGCTGATCGCGAAGGAAGGCGCGGATACCATCGCTGCGTTCATCGCCGAACCGGTCATGGGCACGGGCGGCATCATCGCGCCGCCGGAAGGTTACTGGGATGCTATCCAGCAAGTGCTCAGGAAGCACGACATCCTCTTGATCTCCGATGAAGTCGTGTGCGGCTTCGGACGTCTCGGCTCGAAGATGGGCGCGCAGCATTACAGCATCAAGCCGGATCTCATCACCGTGGCCAAGGGCCTCACGAGCGCTTATGCGCCGCTGTCGGGCGTGATCGTGGGCGAACGTGTATGGGATGTGATCGACAAGGGCTCGCGAGAGCATGGTCCGATGGGACACGGTTGGACCTATTCGGGTCATCCCATTTGCGCGGCTGCTGCACTGGCCAACCTCGACATTCTCGAACGTGAAAACCTCACGCAGAATGCGGCGGAAACGGGAGCTTATCTGCATGCGCAGCTTCACGCGGCATTCGATTCGCATCCGTTAGTGGGCGAAGTACGTGGCGCGGGTATGCTTGCCGCGCTCGAATTCATGGCCGATAAAGACGCGCGCAAACCTTTCGATGCGGCGCTCAAGGTCGGGCCGAAGGTATCGGCAGCGGCTCTGGAGCGCGGTGTGATTGCGCGAGCCATGCCGCACGGCGATATTCTCGGCTTTGCGCCACCGCTCGTCACGACGCGTGCCGAAGTGGATGAGATAGTCGGCATCGTCAAGCAGGCGGTCGACGCGGTGGCTAATGACGTGATCGGATCGACTGTCGCGAGCTGAAGGTTCGAAGTGGAATGCGCGTTGCTCGGGTTGTTGGCACCGACAGTCTTTAACGGGAGCAAGCAATGACGATTAGCGACAGCGAACATAAGAGCACGGATAAGCCGCTTGGCGATGCTGGCAGCGGAGCAAGCGGTGGCGGTTCTATCGGCAATCTGCCGGGTCCCGGTTCAGCGACAGGAGGCGATCCAAAGCAAGGAGTGCGTCAGCCTAATGCGGGAGAGATAGAGCCTGAAAATAGGCGGCTTGACGAAGATCCGCATCAAACGGCGGAAGTGCCTTTGGGTTCAGGCAGCCGACCTGAACCGGCAGGAAAGGGAGGACTTGGCCCACAAAAAAGCGAAGGTGACGGTGCAACGTAGCACGAGTCGCTCAAGCCTTGAAAAGAAAGCGGCCGCTTTGTGCGGCCGTTTTCTGCTTGGCGATTAACGCGTGGCGATGTACATCGTGATTTCAAAGCCAAAGCGCATATCGGTAAAGCTAGGGGTTTCCCATTTCATAAAGCCTCCTTTTGCTAAAGCGGCCAAGCGGTTGCAAGACCGATGCGCGGTTCTAAGCTTGATTTAGCGCCGTGCGAATCCGCGCCCAAAATTCGACGCGCTTTAATCCTAACGCGTCTTAGGCGTCTGCATCATTGGAAATTGCCCGCAAGATCATTTAATTTATTTATAGCGGTCTTGGCCGGTTTCCTGAATCGTCAGGGGATGTACCTACTTTGTCAGGGTCCGTGACGGGGTTCTGCTCTAGCGCTTCTCCGGGCCGAGGGATTACCCTGTCTGCCTCGGACGGCTCGATTTTGTTCAGACGATTGCCGCCGGGTGTACGCGGCTCTTCATGCAAGTCGTTATTTGTTTGCGCGGATGTCATTACGGTTTCCTTTAGTCGCCTTGTCGTTTCGTGAACCAAGTTGATAGAGCAGCAACCGTTGTACCTAAGGTCAGCGTGCGCCAGGCGCACTTGATGCTAGCCGATTGACATGTTTATCCACTCGAAGGAGCGAAGCATGTCAATTGAAGCGGACCGTATTTCCGATCTCGAAGTGAAAGTCGAAGACACGTTGTACATGTTCGATACAAAGGATCGCGCTGACGCGTTCATGCAGTGCCTTGGCAACGACTCGTTGCAGACGTGCACCACTAATCACGCGCCTGTATCGATGCGCGCTATGACGACCGACACCGGCGTGCCGGAAGGTGAACCGGGCAGCATCATCTCGCCCTCGCTTGGCGGCATGCCCTGATCCAATGCTCAAGAATCAGAGAATGGCGCTTGAAGTAGTGCGTGGCGCAAGCGCGCTGCGCGTCAGCGACTCTAGTGGCAAAGGCTTGTCGAAGAAGTAGCCTTGCGCCTGCGCTGCACCCATGTCGCGTAGCACTGCAAGCGTGGCCGCGTCC includes these proteins:
- a CDS encoding Lrp/AsnC family transcriptional regulator, whose product is MTKLDRYDLAILRILAGDGRITKSRLAEKVNLSISPAWERVKRLEESGIVKGYRANIDWTSAFKGSRIVVEVTLSRHTASDMRRFEDRVQQASEIVQCVATGGGVDYVLHVVARDIDHYQRFIDSMLVEELGIEKYFTYIVTKVIKDDCGGPPEWAQV
- the doeB gene encoding N(2)-acetyl-L-2,4-diaminobutanoate deacetylase DoeB, which gives rise to MRASPISPTVDFEADGEQHGFLKLPYSRNDSAWGAVMIPVTVIKRGDGPTVLLTGGNHGDEYEGPIALSKLASTLKAGDINGRLIVVPFMNYPAFRAGTRTSPIDAGNLNRSFPGHPDGTVTQKIADYFQRHLLPLADYVLDIHAGGRTLDFLPFAATHVLADARQQARCEAAMRAFGAPYSMRMLELDSVGLYDSAAEEAGKVFVSTELGGGGSSTAASVAIAERGVYGFLAHAGITDKESVIGEARTTTLLDMPDGACYTTSEHAGLLEMCRDLGDMVAEGDVLARVHDITRSGATPVEYRAKRTGLLAARHFPGLVQTGDTVAVVADIVERNIPVTI
- a CDS encoding aspartate aminotransferase family protein, yielding MSQEQHSLEHLFAEDRAHFMHPSTHAHDHASGALPGKIVTGAKGIRIEDHQGKTYIDAFAGLYCVNIGYGRTEVAEAIYEQAKKLAYYHTYVGHSTDAIIELSSRIVAWSPEGMKKVYYGMSGSDANETQVKIVWYYNNVLGRPNKKKIISRERGYHGSGIVTGSLTGLPSFHQHFDLPIDRVKHTVCPHWYRKAPAGMSEAQFTAYCVEELEKLIAKEGADTIAAFIAEPVMGTGGIIAPPEGYWDAIQQVLRKHDILLISDEVVCGFGRLGSKMGAQHYSIKPDLITVAKGLTSAYAPLSGVIVGERVWDVIDKGSREHGPMGHGWTYSGHPICAAAALANLDILERENLTQNAAETGAYLHAQLHAAFDSHPLVGEVRGAGMLAALEFMADKDARKPFDAALKVGPKVSAAALERGVIARAMPHGDILGFAPPLVTTRAEVDEIVGIVKQAVDAVANDVIGSTVAS
- a CDS encoding NAD-dependent succinate-semialdehyde dehydrogenase produces the protein MLLGHPVLFKSLCYVDGRWVHSNNAASIPVVNPADQQVIGHVPMLEREQIVSAVGAADRAFQAWRWTPLKKRSAFLMRWHELILRHQSDLAGILSLEQGKPLAEAKGEIAYAASFIEWFADEAKRLTGRTIPTHIDGAHLGTVMEPVGVAALITPWNFPVAMITRKAAAAIASGCTAVIKPAHETPFSAMALAQLAEEAGFPAGVFNVVIGEPQMTMEALVSDTRVRAVSFTGSTRVGGLVAKAVAQAGIKKLALELGGNAPFIVTEDADLEHSVRVAIGAKFQTSGQDCCAANRIFVARPLYEAFVQRYTEAVKALKVGSAFEANVDVGPLMHQAAFDATVARIEDAKAQGARITVGGNAHELGGWFYEPTVVADARAGMRIYDEENFAPISAISPFDTLDEAVTRANDTEYGLAAYICATRIDTIFQLVRRLDFAMVSVNGVKFTGAPIPFGGMKASGLGREGGAEGFEPFVETKYFCLGNLGLPLSSAA
- the pqqA gene encoding pyrroloquinoline quinone precursor peptide PqqA, whose product is MKWETPSFTDMRFGFEITMYIATR